One part of the Microvirga sp. TS319 genome encodes these proteins:
- the pxpB gene encoding 5-oxoprolinase subunit PxpB — MSIRILPVRGDCVLVELADLEEALALFDALENNPVAGIREVIPAARTLLIAFDPHTLSDDALVDAVAARAGGERKAASGALVEIPVRYDGEDLAEVAAILNMSADEVIRLHTESDYVAAFTGFAPGFVYLSGGDPRLNVPRRKSPRTQVPAGAVGLAGEFSGVYPKASPGGWQLIGTTPLAMFEIDRTPASLLQPGDRVRFRNMAGGHAYEVKDSEKVSAKPANCPGPSAGSAAIEILSIGLPVLFQDLGRPGLARQGISASGAVDRASLKAANRLVGNPANAAALEITLGGLSFRMRGQGVMALAGAETSITVTDASGLKIVAPHHSTIALDDGDVVSLGRPAAGMRSYLAFRGGFAIAPVLGSAAIDTLAQIGPAALGSGDVILIRTAPVGAFVSSELPAFAMPSSDETVALDVVMGPRTDWFTDEAVQNFLTQEWSVTPQSSRVGIRLMGQALERRNHGELPSEATVRGAIQVPASGQPVLFLADHPLTGGYPVIANLASHHLDLAGQIPVGARIRFNAVNRFAPYITPGQSA, encoded by the coding sequence ATGTCGATCCGCATCCTTCCGGTGCGTGGCGACTGCGTTCTGGTCGAGTTGGCTGATCTCGAAGAGGCGCTGGCGCTGTTCGATGCACTCGAGAATAACCCGGTTGCCGGCATCCGCGAAGTCATTCCGGCAGCCCGTACGCTGCTCATCGCGTTCGACCCTCATACGCTGTCCGACGACGCCCTGGTGGACGCAGTTGCGGCACGAGCGGGCGGCGAACGCAAGGCGGCTTCGGGCGCGCTGGTTGAAATTCCCGTCCGCTACGACGGCGAAGATCTCGCCGAAGTCGCCGCCATTCTGAACATGAGCGCCGACGAGGTCATACGCCTGCACACCGAAAGCGATTACGTCGCTGCCTTTACCGGCTTTGCGCCCGGATTCGTTTATCTTTCGGGCGGCGATCCGCGTCTGAATGTCCCGCGCCGCAAGTCGCCGCGCACCCAGGTGCCGGCGGGGGCCGTAGGTCTTGCCGGTGAATTCAGCGGCGTCTATCCGAAGGCCAGCCCCGGAGGCTGGCAGTTGATCGGTACGACGCCGCTCGCCATGTTCGAGATCGATCGCACGCCCGCCTCGCTGCTGCAGCCCGGTGATCGCGTGCGCTTCCGCAACATGGCAGGCGGCCATGCCTATGAAGTCAAGGACTCGGAGAAGGTCTCAGCGAAGCCAGCAAACTGCCCTGGGCCAAGTGCGGGATCGGCCGCGATCGAAATCCTCTCCATCGGTCTGCCGGTGTTGTTTCAGGATCTCGGCCGCCCCGGTCTGGCGCGGCAAGGCATCAGTGCCTCGGGCGCGGTCGACCGGGCAAGCTTAAAGGCCGCCAATCGCCTTGTCGGCAATCCGGCGAATGCCGCTGCACTTGAGATCACACTCGGCGGTTTGAGTTTTCGCATGCGTGGCCAGGGCGTCATGGCCCTGGCGGGTGCCGAAACATCGATCACCGTTACAGATGCAAGCGGACTGAAGATTGTCGCTCCGCACCACAGCACCATCGCGCTCGACGACGGTGACGTCGTTTCGCTTGGCAGGCCGGCGGCCGGAATGCGCTCCTATCTCGCGTTTCGCGGTGGCTTCGCCATAGCGCCGGTCCTCGGCAGCGCCGCGATCGATACGCTGGCGCAGATTGGCCCGGCGGCACTTGGTTCCGGCGACGTCATCCTCATTAGGACGGCGCCCGTGGGAGCGTTCGTATCGTCGGAACTGCCGGCATTCGCCATGCCGAGCAGCGACGAGACGGTTGCACTGGACGTGGTCATGGGCCCGCGTACCGATTGGTTCACCGACGAGGCCGTGCAGAACTTCCTGACACAGGAATGGTCGGTGACCCCCCAGTCGAGCCGCGTCGGCATCCGCCTGATGGGTCAGGCGCTGGAACGCCGGAACCACGGCGAGTTGCCGAGCGAGGCCACCGTACGCGGGGCCATCCAGGTGCCGGCCAGCGGCCAGCCGGTCCTTTTCCTCGCCGACCATCCGCTCACTGGCGGTTATCCCGTCATCGCCAATCTCGCCAGCCATCATCTCGATCTCGCCGGCCAAATTCCCGTCGGAGCGCGCATCCGTTTCAATGCGGTCAACCGTTTCGCTCCCTACATCACTCCCGGACAAAGCGCATGA
- a CDS encoding LamB/YcsF family protein yields the protein MSIDLDGDLGKSFGAWKMGDDVAVFDVVGSADVACGFDVGDSADTLKALRAAAERIVAIAQRLCAFPERAGLAALPFTAAA from the coding sequence ATGAGCATCGACCTCGATGGCGACCTGGGCAAAAGTTTTGGTGCCTGGAAGATGGGCGACGATGTAGCCGTATTCGACGTGGTCGGCAGCGCTGACGTCGCCTGTGGTTTTGATGTCGGCGACTCTGCCGACACCCTGAAGGCACTGCGCGCGGCCGCCGAGCGCATCGTGGCGATCGCTCAGCGTCTGTGCGCGTTTCCCGAGCGGGCCGGTCTCGCCGCCCTGCCTTTTACCGCTGCCGCGTGA
- a CDS encoding GntR family transcriptional regulator, with translation MRGARTSRASEPPQTLAEAVAERVREQVISGMLTPGSHLSEQMLCDELQVSRNTLREVFRLLTKEGLLRHEANRGVFVSIPSMSTIIDIYRVRRFIECPALAQAHPGHPGAKHMRVAVEDARRCREARDWLGVGSADIAFHAAIVELADSPRLSAFYAQIALELRLVFGLLRDPEFLHGPFIDQNVEIVGALEAGRASAAAELLESYLLRAERFILGAYTRVVA, from the coding sequence ATGAGGGGCGCCAGGACGTCACGCGCCTCCGAACCGCCGCAGACTCTCGCGGAAGCGGTGGCGGAGCGAGTTCGTGAACAGGTCATATCAGGGATGCTCACGCCGGGCAGCCATCTCTCGGAACAGATGCTGTGCGACGAATTGCAGGTCTCCCGCAATACATTACGCGAAGTCTTCCGCCTTCTCACCAAAGAGGGCCTGCTGCGTCACGAGGCCAATCGCGGCGTCTTCGTCTCCATCCCCAGCATGTCGACGATCATCGACATCTACCGCGTCCGGCGCTTCATCGAATGTCCGGCTCTTGCGCAGGCACATCCCGGGCATCCGGGCGCAAAACACATGCGCGTCGCCGTGGAGGATGCCCGCCGCTGCCGCGAGGCAAGGGATTGGCTCGGCGTCGGCAGCGCCGATATTGCGTTCCACGCGGCTATCGTCGAATTGGCCGACAGTCCACGACTCTCGGCATTCTATGCGCAAATCGCGCTGGAGCTGCGACTCGTTTTCGGTCTGCTCCGGGATCCGGAATTCTTGCACGGACCATTCATCGATCAGAATGTCGAGATTGTCGGCGCACTGGAAGCCGGGAGAGCATCAGCAGCCGCCGAGTTGCTCGAATCTTACCTGCTGAGAGCAGAGCGCTTTATTCTGGGCGCCTACACGCGCGTTGTTGCCTAG